In Paenibacillus segetis, a single window of DNA contains:
- a CDS encoding NAD-dependent epimerase/dehydratase family protein, which yields MDERRFLQNRVILITGASGFTGGHACRYFATEMGMHVAALVRKEVNLPAIDGVHYYSCDLHDGQQLRAVVKEIAPDYVLHLGGRNSVSESWEIPLTYMESNVMSTLYLLDALRSFPSCRILIVGSRLSFQLSTSSYRSPHPYSLSKSLQKIVSCSWKELFGQSIILAEPSNLIGPGPSTGLCSLMGKRIVQVEQGGTREPFLISSRSDRRDFLDVRDAVQAYGILLSNGLSGEVYPICSGTERSLEEMTKMMLTIAGSDLAVLWGEDDPHLSESKSTPIRAEFIEHLGWKARISSQVSLTDIIYYFRAMKGEVS from the coding sequence ATGGATGAAAGAAGATTCCTACAGAACCGTGTGATTCTGATTACGGGTGCCTCCGGTTTTACCGGAGGTCATGCATGCCGGTATTTCGCTACTGAAATGGGCATGCATGTGGCCGCACTCGTGCGTAAAGAGGTGAACTTGCCTGCGATAGACGGAGTTCACTATTATTCCTGCGATTTACATGATGGACAGCAGCTTCGCGCAGTAGTGAAGGAGATAGCTCCTGATTATGTACTTCATTTAGGGGGCAGAAATTCAGTCTCCGAATCATGGGAGATTCCACTAACGTATATGGAATCAAATGTAATGTCTACGTTGTACTTGCTTGACGCACTTCGGTCTTTTCCTTCCTGCCGGATCCTTATTGTTGGTTCGCGGTTATCCTTCCAACTATCCACATCTTCTTACCGTTCGCCTCATCCTTATAGCTTAAGTAAAAGTTTACAAAAGATAGTTTCCTGCTCGTGGAAGGAATTGTTTGGTCAATCTATTATTTTGGCTGAACCGTCAAATCTCATTGGTCCGGGTCCTTCAACCGGACTCTGTTCTCTTATGGGCAAGCGTATCGTTCAGGTAGAACAAGGAGGGACAAGAGAGCCATTCCTAATATCTTCTCGGAGTGATCGACGCGATTTTCTTGATGTACGTGATGCTGTCCAGGCATATGGAATACTGCTGAGCAATGGATTAAGCGGTGAAGTGTACCCGATATGTTCGGGGACGGAAAGAAGTTTGGAGGAAATGACTAAGATGATGTTGACGATCGCAGGAAGCGACCTCGCTGTCTTATGGGGTGAGGATGATCCGCACTTGTCAGAATCTAAGAGTACCCCTATTCGCGCGGAATTCATAGAACACCTGGGCTGGAAGGCGCGTATCTCGAGCCAAGTTTCATTAACCGATATCATTTACTATTTTCGTGCTATGAAAGGAGAGGTTTCATGA
- a CDS encoding SDR family oxidoreductase, producing the protein MKLLILGGNGMVGHMLVDYFKRKSQHTVFYTTRDIHDHGALFLDASDSLMVEEVIETVRPKVIINAIGVLNQFAEEDKNNAYLINGFLPHRLQRVANLIGARLIHISSDCVFAGTRGGYREDDEPDGSSIYSLTKALGEVRALGHVTVRTSIIGPEIRTSGIGLMQWFLSSKGQVSGYRNVLWNGVTTLELAKAIDILLDSPISGLIHLCHHMAISKHDLLSLFQKIWGLSEITIVPSDEPFQDRTLISSRSDWRYNVPHYLEMLKELEIWMKEDSYRTV; encoded by the coding sequence TTGAAACTGCTGATCCTAGGCGGGAACGGTATGGTCGGTCATATGCTAGTCGATTACTTCAAGCGAAAATCCCAGCACACTGTCTTCTATACCACTCGTGATATTCACGATCACGGTGCGCTGTTTCTTGACGCTTCGGACAGTTTGATGGTCGAGGAAGTGATTGAGACCGTTAGACCAAAGGTGATTATCAATGCTATTGGTGTACTAAATCAATTTGCAGAGGAAGATAAGAATAACGCTTATCTAATTAACGGATTTCTTCCTCATCGACTGCAGCGTGTGGCTAATTTAATAGGTGCAAGGCTTATTCATATTAGTTCGGATTGTGTCTTTGCAGGAACCCGTGGCGGATACAGAGAAGATGATGAGCCTGACGGAAGTAGTATATATTCGCTCACCAAGGCGCTCGGAGAGGTTCGGGCGCTGGGGCATGTCACGGTCCGCACCTCTATTATTGGCCCTGAGATTCGCACAAGTGGTATTGGCCTGATGCAATGGTTCTTGAGCAGTAAAGGACAGGTGAGCGGCTATCGGAATGTGTTGTGGAATGGTGTTACGACACTAGAGTTAGCCAAGGCAATCGATATTTTGTTGGATTCTCCTATTTCAGGCCTCATCCATCTCTGCCATCACATGGCGATCAGTAAGCATGACTTATTATCATTGTTTCAGAAAATATGGGGTCTATCGGAAATCACCATTGTTCCAAGTGATGAACCATTCCAGGACCGGACTCTCATTTCGTCCCGCAGCGATTGGAGATATAATGTTCCGCATTATCTTGAGATGCTGAAGGAGCTGGAGATATGGATGAAAGAAGATTCCTACAGAACCGTGTGA
- a CDS encoding polysaccharide biosynthesis protein, producing the protein MFENKRILVTGGTGSWGHELIAQMLPQQPQEVIIYSRNESSQVAMSRQFEDERLSFCIGDIRDKEALTRACRDVNYIFHLAALKHVPVCEDQPYEALKTNVIGTQNVIEAAIENDVEKVIYISTDKAANPSNFYGMTKAIAEKLIVYANLLRSETRFVTVRGGNVLGTNGSVVHLFKDQIRQKGQVSITDFNMTRFFLTLRDAVTLLFKASEESVGGEIFVMTMPTCRIVDLAEVLIEDAGVLNVKLVERGIRPGEKIHEILMSDYESLTTVIYDEQYLVILPTLNIPGLKDRYSTYPPVSFSSFSSTDHLMSKEEIRHILRRGGFIS; encoded by the coding sequence ATGTTTGAGAATAAACGCATATTGGTGACCGGCGGTACCGGTTCATGGGGACACGAATTGATCGCACAGATGCTTCCCCAGCAACCTCAAGAAGTTATTATATATTCCCGTAACGAATCCTCCCAAGTAGCAATGAGTCGCCAATTTGAAGATGAACGACTCAGCTTCTGCATCGGAGATATCCGCGATAAGGAGGCGCTCACAAGAGCCTGCCGGGATGTGAATTATATATTTCATCTAGCCGCATTGAAACATGTTCCAGTCTGTGAAGATCAGCCTTATGAAGCATTAAAGACGAATGTCATTGGAACCCAAAATGTGATTGAGGCGGCTATTGAAAATGATGTGGAAAAAGTAATTTATATTTCTACAGACAAGGCAGCGAATCCGTCGAACTTCTACGGAATGACCAAAGCGATCGCTGAGAAGCTGATCGTCTATGCGAATCTGCTCCGCAGCGAGACTCGGTTTGTTACGGTCCGCGGAGGAAATGTACTTGGGACGAATGGAAGTGTAGTCCACTTATTTAAGGATCAAATTCGGCAGAAAGGCCAAGTATCGATTACGGACTTTAACATGACACGATTTTTCCTAACTCTACGTGATGCTGTTACTTTGTTGTTCAAGGCTTCGGAGGAAAGCGTGGGCGGAGAGATCTTCGTAATGACCATGCCAACCTGCCGTATCGTGGATCTGGCAGAGGTATTGATTGAAGATGCAGGTGTCCTGAATGTCAAGCTGGTGGAAAGGGGAATTCGTCCAGGGGAAAAAATTCATGAAATATTAATGAGCGACTATGAAAGTCTTACCACGGTTATATACGACGAGCAGTACCTGGTCATCCTGCCGACGCTTAATATACCTGGGCTCAAGGATCGTTATAGTACTTACCCTCCCGTTTCGTTCAGCAGCTTCAGTTCCACCGATCATCTAATGTCAAAAGAAGAGATTCGGCACATTTTGCGGCGTGGGGGGTTTATATCTTGA
- the wecB gene encoding non-hydrolyzing UDP-N-acetylglucosamine 2-epimerase, with the protein MKIMTLLGTRPEIIRLSRIIPLLDRYAGRHILVHTGQNFTSSLSGIFFQELGLRQPDYILQDRQTTLGGQLAAMFSQMEQILEKEQPDRVLLLGDTNSALCAILIERMGIPVVHMEAGNRCFDLEVPEEKNRKVIDAISSINMSYTIQSKHHLIAEGVHSHRIVLTGNPIYEVMQHYEQEISNSDILERLGLQKGDYFLVTAHRAENVDRPEHLHEIMGGLNKVAETFGRRLICSIHPRTKSKIADHLRIEMHPLVEFYKPFGFFDFVKMERHACCALSDSGTVQEECCIMHVPTVTLRRTTERPETVDCGSNIVSGVDANSIVESVAIMSEMRRDWECPEGYLTQGVSEKVVKFLLGGNWNV; encoded by the coding sequence ATGAAAATCATGACCTTACTAGGCACACGCCCGGAGATCATTCGCTTGAGCAGAATTATTCCTCTACTAGATAGATACGCAGGTAGACATATTCTGGTGCATACGGGACAGAACTTTACTTCAAGTCTCAGCGGCATTTTCTTTCAGGAGCTGGGACTTCGGCAACCAGATTATATTCTTCAGGATCGGCAGACTACGCTTGGAGGACAGCTGGCTGCGATGTTCTCCCAAATGGAACAGATATTAGAGAAGGAACAGCCAGATCGTGTGCTCCTCTTGGGTGACACGAATAGTGCCTTATGTGCAATCCTGATAGAACGGATGGGAATTCCCGTTGTGCATATGGAGGCAGGTAACCGCTGTTTCGATCTGGAGGTTCCAGAAGAGAAGAATCGTAAAGTTATCGATGCAATTTCTTCTATTAATATGTCATATACGATACAGAGCAAGCATCATTTAATCGCTGAAGGAGTTCACAGTCATAGAATTGTACTGACCGGGAATCCCATTTATGAAGTGATGCAACATTATGAGCAAGAGATTTCAAACAGCGATATTCTGGAACGATTGGGGCTTCAGAAGGGAGATTATTTCTTAGTCACAGCACATCGTGCGGAAAATGTAGATCGACCAGAGCATCTTCATGAAATCATGGGTGGATTAAACAAAGTTGCAGAGACCTTCGGTCGTAGGCTTATTTGCAGCATTCATCCGCGCACGAAGTCCAAAATAGCGGATCATCTTCGTATTGAGATGCATCCTCTTGTTGAATTCTACAAACCTTTCGGGTTCTTCGATTTCGTTAAGATGGAACGTCACGCATGTTGTGCTTTAAGTGATAGTGGCACTGTTCAGGAAGAGTGCTGCATTATGCATGTACCAACGGTGACGTTGCGTCGTACGACTGAACGCCCCGAAACGGTAGATTGCGGTAGTAACATCGTATCCGGAGTGGATGCGAATAGCATAGTAGAATCGGTTGCGATTATGAGCGAAATGCGTCGTGATTGGGAGTGCCCAGAAGGATACTTGACTCAGGGTGTATCGGAGAAGGTTGTTAAATTTCTGCTTGGAGGGAACTGGAATGTTTGA
- a CDS encoding glycosyltransferase family 4 protein, whose translation MLFSHVCNTRNITGAEKLLFFIARKLSAHFECTIVAPNEGRLTQLARGSELRVIIMETPMIYGMCFPYENLIQDVEDMGSNHATAKMVALLKEENPDYVFVNTCVNVIPAMAAKHLGIPVIWHITEIVQNNGFINNSVWIINKYSDWILGISESTLAPFKDSPMEEKLSLLYPSWESGEFQPAHWPKLRRRKRWEWGINPRQKVIGYISSFLVKDKGPEHFVKTAISIGKQYPESRFVIIGAKVDRSFYRSLKQSAKDAGLSKHFIFIECELSIEAAYCAMDIVIVPSLLNEGFGMTAMEAMIFGKPVVAYASGGLKEILESTGSGDYLAPTGDIEVLTAKVSGLLQSTDMMEKVGLENQIQVEAKFGSSVYEDRFMQFVECIYQLKGNQIPLTVVQLLPTKHDIASPGIATRKKRGRERRIRITKKRLRRRHSGKRRVVHARKSSHKKLIRRSEKLARSRKQVRRRSNSTRQGVRI comes from the coding sequence ATGCTTTTCTCGCACGTATGTAATACCCGAAATATTACGGGAGCTGAGAAATTACTGTTCTTTATCGCCAGAAAGTTGTCTGCTCACTTCGAATGTACAATTGTGGCCCCCAATGAGGGACGGCTAACTCAGTTAGCACGTGGTAGCGAGTTGCGTGTAATTATTATGGAAACTCCCATGATATATGGGATGTGTTTTCCTTATGAAAACCTAATTCAAGACGTAGAAGACATGGGTTCAAATCATGCTACAGCCAAAATGGTAGCTCTGCTCAAAGAAGAAAATCCTGATTACGTATTCGTGAATACTTGCGTAAATGTTATTCCGGCTATGGCAGCGAAACATCTTGGAATCCCTGTGATATGGCATATTACAGAAATTGTGCAAAATAACGGATTCATCAATAATTCTGTGTGGATCATCAATAAGTATAGCGATTGGATATTGGGAATTTCTGAATCTACATTAGCCCCATTCAAGGATAGTCCAATGGAAGAGAAGTTGAGCTTACTCTACCCTTCTTGGGAAAGTGGAGAATTTCAACCTGCTCATTGGCCAAAATTAAGACGGCGCAAACGATGGGAGTGGGGTATCAATCCAAGGCAAAAGGTGATTGGATATATTTCTTCATTTCTCGTTAAGGATAAGGGTCCAGAACACTTTGTTAAAACAGCGATAAGTATTGGGAAACAGTATCCAGAGTCACGATTTGTAATCATTGGCGCTAAAGTAGACCGCAGCTTCTATCGTTCGTTAAAGCAGAGTGCGAAGGATGCTGGACTTAGTAAACATTTTATTTTTATTGAGTGTGAATTGAGTATCGAGGCCGCCTATTGCGCGATGGATATCGTTATTGTCCCTAGCCTTCTAAACGAGGGATTTGGAATGACAGCGATGGAGGCGATGATCTTTGGAAAACCTGTAGTTGCCTATGCTTCTGGAGGACTTAAGGAAATATTGGAGTCTACAGGGTCCGGGGACTATCTTGCTCCTACTGGAGATATCGAAGTATTAACGGCCAAGGTTTCTGGGTTACTACAATCCACAGACATGATGGAAAAGGTCGGCCTGGAGAATCAGATCCAGGTGGAGGCAAAGTTCGGCTCATCTGTCTATGAAGACAGATTCATGCAGTTTGTGGAATGCATCTATCAATTGAAGGGTAATCAGATACCTCTAACGGTAGTTCAATTGCTTCCTACCAAACACGATATTGCTTCACCAGGTATAGCGACTCGCAAGAAGCGAGGACGTGAAAGACGTATACGTATTACAAAGAAGCGGTTGAGACGTCGCCATAGTGGGAAGCGCCGCGTCGTCCATGCGCGTAAGTCATCCCATAAAAAACTAATCCGCCGTTCTGAGAAACTTGCTCGTTCTCGGAAACAGGTGCGTCGTCGTTCCAACTCAACGCGGCAGGGAGTGAGAATATGA
- a CDS encoding CgeB family protein encodes MFNLEGIKTPAPYRGYEINDPRRTGWDAGLRDGFDEGYMRGRANVIVNTPRPPAPIRQIKVMYVGSGKGLPYSPIDEAVIATLQTMVTELTIAERGQSLLELAASTYPDLMLVLDGIEIPLEQIDAVRAMGIRTAVWLTDDPYYTDVTVPMVTHYDYVFTLERNCIDLYRAQGASNVFYLPFAAHPGHFRPTFTQSPIRRDLSFIGSAYWNRVNFLQPIIGNLMNKGLHINGIWWERLPEYGAYPGQIEIGKWMGPTETAEVYSGTKITLNIHRSPYDELVNQNQSGITAVSPNPRTFEISACGTLQLVDAREDLASFYIPGQEIETFNSPEELLDKVDFYLTHEQERRDIALRGLERTFREHTYENRINELLSHIFG; translated from the coding sequence ATGTTTAATTTAGAAGGGATAAAGACTCCGGCCCCCTATCGTGGGTATGAAATTAACGATCCCAGACGTACTGGATGGGATGCTGGCCTGAGAGATGGATTTGATGAGGGATATATGAGAGGCCGTGCCAACGTCATCGTAAATACACCCAGACCTCCTGCACCGATTAGGCAAATCAAGGTTATGTATGTCGGTTCGGGAAAGGGACTACCGTATTCGCCGATTGATGAAGCGGTTATTGCAACGTTACAAACGATGGTTACCGAATTGACGATTGCAGAGAGAGGCCAATCTCTATTGGAACTAGCGGCTTCGACCTATCCAGACTTGATGCTGGTACTTGACGGTATAGAGATACCGTTAGAGCAGATTGATGCTGTGCGCGCGATGGGAATTAGAACCGCAGTTTGGCTTACGGATGACCCTTACTACACAGATGTAACAGTTCCGATGGTAACACATTACGACTATGTATTCACATTAGAACGAAATTGCATTGATTTATATCGGGCACAAGGTGCAAGCAATGTCTTTTATCTACCGTTTGCAGCCCATCCGGGTCATTTCCGGCCAACATTTACTCAGTCGCCGATCCGAAGAGATCTAAGCTTTATAGGTTCAGCCTATTGGAACAGGGTTAACTTTCTTCAGCCTATTATAGGAAACCTTATGAATAAAGGATTGCACATTAATGGGATCTGGTGGGAACGTCTTCCTGAATACGGAGCTTATCCGGGGCAGATTGAGATTGGAAAATGGATGGGACCAACAGAGACAGCTGAAGTGTACAGTGGGACGAAAATTACGTTGAACATACATCGCTCGCCATATGACGAATTAGTCAATCAAAACCAATCAGGTATTACAGCAGTTTCTCCGAATCCCCGGACTTTTGAAATATCCGCCTGCGGTACACTCCAATTAGTAGATGCACGTGAGGATTTGGCTTCGTTCTATATTCCAGGACAAGAAATCGAAACGTTCAATAGTCCGGAAGAATTGTTAGACAAGGTGGATTTTTACTTGACTCATGAGCAGGAAAGAAGGGATATCGCACTTCGTGGTTTGGAAAGAACCTTCCGTGAGCATACGTACGAGAATCGAATCAATGAATTGCTTTCCCATATTTTTGGATAA
- a CDS encoding CgeB family protein — translation MKSVKEKNINSNEDYRAGYKEGYRYGCCSAVLSRIPHFSPAIRNLRVLYVTQGFEGIDGGVSEALRKLVHVCIIASPESMLQEAMNHRPDLLLVMNALHVFPPDHAEKISQIKQMGIHTAVWFVDDPYFSDDTVSLSLQYDEVFTHELGCVSFYQEIGCSHVHYLPLAANSEMFRPLHVAPEYQNDICFIGNAFWNRVELFEQLAPYLEDKKVMIAGGHWDRLEHCSQLSSAIRHGWIPVEETVSYYNGAKIVINMHRPTTAGQDNRNSINLGGRSINPRTYEISGCGTLQITDLREDLISYYRPGYDIETFIDAAELQSKIDYYLNHEEERQLIAWRSLWTTHQYHTYIDRLSRLLDMISIH, via the coding sequence TTGAAGAGCGTAAAGGAGAAAAATATCAACTCCAATGAGGATTATCGTGCCGGATATAAAGAGGGCTATCGTTATGGTTGTTGCAGCGCAGTTCTCTCACGAATTCCTCATTTTTCGCCCGCTATACGTAACCTGCGTGTTCTTTATGTGACCCAAGGGTTTGAGGGGATTGACGGCGGAGTGTCAGAGGCCCTCAGAAAGCTGGTACATGTCTGCATTATCGCTTCCCCGGAATCGATGCTACAGGAGGCAATGAATCATCGTCCTGATCTCTTATTAGTAATGAACGCACTACATGTATTTCCCCCGGATCATGCGGAGAAGATTAGTCAAATCAAGCAGATGGGAATTCACACAGCCGTGTGGTTTGTAGATGATCCGTATTTTAGTGATGATACGGTCTCGTTGTCTCTTCAATACGATGAGGTGTTTACCCATGAACTGGGATGTGTATCTTTTTATCAGGAAATAGGATGCTCTCATGTTCATTATTTGCCGCTTGCTGCTAATTCAGAGATGTTTCGTCCGCTTCATGTAGCTCCAGAGTACCAGAATGATATTTGTTTTATTGGAAACGCCTTTTGGAACAGGGTAGAGTTGTTCGAACAGCTTGCTCCGTATCTGGAGGATAAGAAGGTAATGATTGCTGGGGGACATTGGGATCGCTTGGAACATTGCAGTCAGTTGTCCTCGGCTATAAGACATGGCTGGATTCCGGTTGAGGAGACGGTGTCATATTACAATGGTGCTAAGATCGTCATTAATATGCATCGCCCTACTACGGCAGGGCAAGACAATCGAAACAGCATTAATTTAGGGGGAAGATCAATTAATCCCCGGACCTATGAAATCAGTGGCTGCGGAACGCTGCAAATTACGGACCTCCGGGAGGATCTAATTTCCTATTATCGCCCAGGCTACGATATAGAGACGTTCATAGATGCAGCAGAGCTTCAAAGTAAAATTGATTATTATTTGAATCACGAGGAAGAACGGCAATTGATTGCTTGGCGCTCGCTGTGGACGACACATCAGTATCATACGTATATCGATCGGTTAAGTCGTTTGTTAGACATGATTTCGATTCATTAA
- a CDS encoding restriction endonuclease subunit S produces MSREQAYLNMLGAAAQIQWNVAMILEAKAVEAEKVRNWILNHVHEDCYEDHEKQLTNPLEIHEQLVEVLEGLTKLQNGLCSNLKTLLPSEEESSGGGAMGGLFGGDLDLGDLGK; encoded by the coding sequence ATGAGTAGGGAGCAGGCATATTTGAACATGTTGGGTGCCGCCGCCCAAATACAATGGAACGTGGCTATGATTCTGGAAGCGAAAGCCGTAGAAGCGGAGAAAGTACGTAATTGGATACTAAATCATGTACATGAGGATTGCTATGAGGATCATGAGAAGCAGTTAACTAATCCTCTTGAAATACATGAACAGTTGGTGGAAGTGCTAGAGGGATTGACCAAGCTCCAAAATGGGCTTTGCAGCAATCTCAAGACACTGCTTCCATCTGAGGAGGAATCCAGCGGGGGGGGGGCAATGGGTGGACTATTTGGTGGGGACCTAGATTTAGGGGATTTGGGCAAATGA
- a CDS encoding nucleoside-diphosphate sugar epimerase codes for MEQKITEIIVHMSHSHGQMARVIDAERQIAVRMAQIVHGIPDSTPGFEGTDGLIENAGRVNKSVISYLNAIADLQEAMAENLGFVMKEMNNPDEE; via the coding sequence GTGGAGCAGAAAATTACAGAAATCATTGTCCATATGTCCCACTCCCACGGGCAGATGGCACGAGTGATCGATGCTGAACGCCAAATTGCTGTTCGTATGGCACAAATCGTGCATGGCATACCTGATTCTACTCCGGGTTTTGAAGGTACGGACGGACTAATTGAGAATGCAGGACGTGTCAATAAGAGCGTAATCTCATATTTAAATGCCATAGCCGATCTTCAAGAAGCGATGGCCGAGAACTTAGGCTTCGTGATGAAAGAGATGAACAACCCGGATGAAGAGTAA
- a CDS encoding glycosyltransferase family 2 protein produces the protein MPNRRNKATGRQRILRGFSRRKTETGALDFQRGYDAGYARGVLSGQQSFGSYFDGTSIIIPTFNQRELLLQCIESIEAYTTSPYEIIVVDNGSKDGTVEELQARRGTIRVAVHPQNLGFARAINTGLMMAKGLTIVLLNNDILVTEGWLSNMLHCLNANPSVAAVGPVTNYIGGNQQIDVPYAGVIGMQEFAATHNTMDPQKWRDTDRLVGFCLLFNRKTFEEVGYFDEGYEFGNFEDDDWIIRLRLQGKKLKIAGDTFIHHFGSITMKGLGIEGYTRVNDQNETFFTEKWGNVYKLLQTLPERVLTDGAKSVEFFPTHTWIRGLSNRMYWLEHGVKYPVNQELMEGNERETAVRLSVIDLLQIPTGPQRTEIAELIRKDDSYEGMLFRGEDSSIYQVDQGKRREMISSYAVQSWGLSLREEKAWLSEAAKLPVGLPIMPASRLKSDDL, from the coding sequence ATGCCAAACAGAAGAAATAAAGCAACTGGAAGACAGAGAATCCTCAGGGGTTTTTCTAGAAGGAAAACAGAAACAGGCGCCTTGGATTTCCAAAGGGGATATGATGCAGGATATGCTCGTGGTGTCTTGTCGGGCCAGCAATCCTTCGGTTCTTATTTTGATGGGACTAGTATTATTATTCCTACTTTTAATCAGAGGGAATTACTGCTCCAATGTATCGAAAGTATTGAGGCATATACCACATCACCCTATGAAATCATCGTGGTGGATAATGGCTCCAAGGATGGAACAGTCGAGGAACTACAGGCCAGAAGGGGGACCATCCGGGTCGCGGTGCATCCGCAAAACTTAGGGTTCGCAAGAGCCATTAATACCGGACTCATGATGGCTAAAGGTCTTACGATTGTTCTGCTTAATAATGATATTTTGGTAACAGAAGGCTGGTTAAGCAATATGCTGCATTGTCTTAATGCTAACCCAAGTGTTGCGGCTGTAGGGCCAGTAACTAATTATATAGGTGGCAATCAGCAGATCGATGTTCCTTATGCTGGCGTTATTGGAATGCAGGAGTTTGCTGCAACTCATAATACCATGGACCCGCAGAAATGGCGAGATACCGATAGATTGGTTGGGTTCTGTCTATTGTTTAATCGTAAAACTTTCGAAGAGGTCGGATATTTCGATGAAGGATATGAGTTTGGTAATTTTGAAGATGATGATTGGATTATACGATTGCGACTTCAAGGCAAAAAATTGAAAATTGCAGGAGACACATTTATCCATCATTTTGGCAGTATTACAATGAAGGGCCTTGGTATTGAGGGATACACTAGAGTGAATGATCAGAACGAGACTTTTTTTACGGAAAAATGGGGAAATGTATACAAATTACTACAGACGCTACCGGAACGAGTTCTAACCGATGGAGCAAAATCGGTAGAATTTTTTCCTACTCATACATGGATTAGAGGGTTATCAAACCGAATGTATTGGCTTGAACACGGTGTGAAATACCCAGTAAATCAGGAACTAATGGAAGGTAATGAGAGAGAAACGGCTGTAAGACTGTCTGTAATTGACCTATTACAAATTCCTACTGGACCGCAGCGGACTGAGATAGCGGAGCTCATTCGCAAGGATGACTCGTACGAAGGAATGCTATTTCGGGGTGAGGACAGTAGTATTTACCAAGTGGATCAAGGCAAACGGCGTGAAATGATCTCATCCTATGCGGTTCAATCTTGGGGGTTGTCGCTTAGGGAAGAGAAGGCATGGTTATCCGAGGCGGCTAAACTTCCGGTAGGTTTACCTATCATGCCTGCGTCACGATTGAAATCGGATGATTTATAA
- a CDS encoding GT-D fold domain-containing protein, giving the protein MMNKGHRDRDRDKPVEESKSDSLGSTNTNESSSSEVVLTGKKITEAYEEGYRQGCFDGGEAKVMKLLPPLNILPELTVDDLIAIGFQTVASTLFPLISPEGIYAEMETALNQRKPMSIVRLGDGELLTLAHDTIMPTFEVVRWGHFLPYAGVNLPDPITREDLVQSLLQADIIGIPESRHPSYQALLFPILRHYGIDYRGLRMTSSIINYTLNDEGYLAQLLVGRKILIIGNEAPGLSRLLAQQGFHISGIIHPVQGVADVPRVMRQTSEIDFDLALVAAGVAAVLICTRIAREQGKVSFDLGHLANRLVSGEATLRSRL; this is encoded by the coding sequence ATGATGAATAAAGGACATAGAGATAGAGATCGTGATAAGCCTGTGGAAGAAAGCAAATCAGACAGTCTGGGCAGCACGAATACAAATGAAAGCTCATCTTCAGAGGTGGTATTGACTGGAAAAAAAATAACTGAGGCCTACGAAGAGGGATATCGTCAGGGGTGTTTTGACGGTGGTGAGGCGAAAGTGATGAAACTCCTTCCTCCTTTAAACATTCTTCCGGAATTGACGGTAGACGACTTAATCGCAATAGGTTTTCAAACGGTTGCTTCCACACTCTTCCCACTCATATCACCTGAGGGGATATATGCCGAGATGGAAACTGCTCTAAATCAAAGGAAACCAATGTCGATCGTTCGTTTGGGGGATGGTGAACTTCTCACACTTGCTCATGATACGATAATGCCGACCTTCGAGGTTGTGCGTTGGGGACATTTCCTTCCTTATGCTGGGGTAAATCTCCCTGATCCGATCACCCGTGAAGATTTGGTACAGTCTTTGCTACAGGCTGACATAATAGGAATACCTGAGTCTAGGCATCCCTCATATCAGGCATTGTTATTTCCCATACTCCGTCATTACGGAATAGACTACAGGGGGCTACGAATGACCTCATCGATCATAAATTATACATTGAACGACGAGGGTTATCTTGCACAGTTGCTTGTGGGAAGAAAAATATTGATTATCGGCAATGAGGCACCAGGATTGTCTAGGTTGCTAGCGCAGCAAGGGTTCCACATTTCTGGAATCATTCATCCCGTTCAAGGGGTGGCTGATGTTCCACGGGTTATGAGGCAAACATCCGAAATAGATTTTGATCTAGCTCTAGTAGCGGCGGGGGTTGCAGCGGTGTTGATCTGCACAAGAATTGCCAGAGAACAAGGTAAGGTATCTTTTGATCTGGGTCATTTGGCCAATAGACTGGTGAGCGGTGAAGCTACTTTAAGGTCCCGCTTGTGA